From Paenibacillus sp. GP183, one genomic window encodes:
- a CDS encoding MurR/RpiR family transcriptional regulator produces MSSILGAILEHKEGLNRQEQALANFVIDHAQQVVGMGITELAECSQTSSATISRFCKTFHFQGFTDFKMKLSAELALQTNEQSYQDILAGNPLDKIIVAIEANHTRSISDTTRLLDRKQLGLALQALNNARQIDLYGVATSGVVAQDFYQKLIRIGKRTTSFSDPHMQITSASNLQPGDAAFAISYSGETDETIQSLICAKEHGATTISLTKYGSNRLSNLSDIQLFTSTLEEGMRRGDMASRIAQLHVIDILFTSLVSEDFNKLVPRLEQSYQMIHKYRSKGK; encoded by the coding sequence ATGTCCAGTATTTTGGGTGCGATCTTGGAGCATAAAGAGGGCTTAAACCGGCAGGAGCAAGCACTGGCGAATTTTGTGATCGACCATGCGCAGCAGGTCGTCGGGATGGGTATCACAGAGCTGGCCGAATGTTCGCAAACAAGTTCAGCCACCATTTCCCGTTTTTGCAAAACCTTTCATTTTCAAGGCTTTACGGATTTTAAAATGAAGCTTTCAGCTGAGCTGGCCCTGCAAACCAATGAGCAATCGTACCAGGATATCCTTGCAGGCAATCCTCTGGATAAAATCATTGTCGCGATAGAAGCTAATCACACCAGGTCCATCTCGGATACGACACGTCTGCTTGATCGCAAACAGCTGGGTCTTGCTCTGCAAGCATTGAATAATGCTAGGCAAATTGACCTTTATGGTGTGGCAACCTCGGGTGTTGTAGCTCAAGACTTCTACCAAAAGCTCATCCGTATCGGTAAACGGACAACTTCATTTTCCGATCCGCATATGCAGATTACATCCGCATCCAACCTGCAGCCCGGCGATGCGGCATTCGCCATTTCTTACTCCGGGGAGACGGATGAAACCATTCAATCCCTGATCTGCGCCAAAGAACACGGCGCGACAACGATCAGCCTAACCAAATACGGTTCCAATCGATTGTCCAATCTGTCCGATATCCAACTTTTCACCTCCACGCTCGAGGAGGGCATGCGCCGGGGTGATATGGCGTCAAGGATTGCTCAGCTGCATGTTATTGATATCCTTTTTACAAGCCTCGTTAGTGAGGATTTTAATAAACTCGTTCCCAGACTTGAGCAATCTTATCAAATGATTCACAAATACCGCAGCAAAGGAAAGTGA
- the nagB gene encoding glucosamine-6-phosphate deaminase: MNIHTFKNEKELNEAGAGIITGLVQMQPSAVLGLATGGTPVGIYEELVKAHKKGHVSFKKVTTFNLDEYVGVPENHPESYHTYMKQHLFDHIDLPADHANIPDGNAASLEEECLRYNRELEKAKQIDLQLLGIGHNGHIGFNEPDHSLVSGTHVVKLKPETRSANARYFASIDEVPTHALTMGVGTILKAKSILLVVRGADKADIIHRALTGPIQTELPATLLQTHPNLVVLLDADAGRLFV, from the coding sequence GTGAATATTCATACTTTTAAAAATGAAAAAGAATTGAACGAGGCTGGTGCCGGAATTATAACCGGATTGGTCCAAATGCAGCCGAGCGCCGTGTTGGGCCTAGCCACCGGCGGAACGCCCGTAGGCATATATGAAGAGCTTGTCAAAGCACATAAAAAAGGCCATGTCAGCTTTAAAAAAGTGACAACCTTCAATCTCGATGAGTATGTCGGCGTACCTGAAAATCATCCGGAGAGCTATCATACTTATATGAAGCAGCATCTTTTTGATCATATTGATTTGCCCGCTGATCATGCTAATATACCGGACGGAAACGCTGCGAGTCTGGAGGAAGAATGTCTGAGATACAACCGGGAGTTGGAAAAAGCGAAACAGATCGATCTCCAGCTTTTGGGCATTGGCCATAACGGCCATATCGGCTTCAATGAACCGGATCACTCTTTGGTCAGCGGCACGCATGTAGTGAAATTGAAGCCGGAAACGCGATCGGCGAATGCTCGATATTTTGCTTCCATTGATGAGGTTCCTACTCATGCGCTTACGATGGGCGTGGGTACAATTCTAAAAGCCAAAAGCATCTTACTTGTCGTCCGAGGCGCGGATAAAGCGGATATCATCCACCGCGCTCTTACTGGTCCCATTCAAACTGAGCTGCCAGCCACATTACTTCAGACCCATCCCAATCTGGTCGTGCTGCTTGATGCCGATGCAGGGAGGTTGTTTGTATGA
- the nagA gene encoding N-acetylglucosamine-6-phosphate deacetylase, with protein sequence MSEHLNQVREASSPEDFVLVNAKIVTEQNVIEQGVIRVSQGSIASVEEQSHVDLARISSNTRLIDADGGWVLPGFIDVHVHGGNGADFMEANPETLRTITRFHAAGGTTSMLATTMTAPRPDLDHVIAEVSDFMKGPMPYTQLLGVHLEGPFLSPKWLGAQNPANIVPPNIGWLEDWHARYPGIVRQLTLAPEREGALELIAWLRDRGIVAACGHTDATYAEIEAAVAAGLTHAVHSYNAMKPLHHREPGTVGAVLTDARIEAEVIADGHHVHPAAIRLLTQVKQQRNLLLITDAMAAAGLGDGAYELGGLAVTVKAGVARLTDGGNLAGSTLTMIDALRFMVREVGVSVAEASRYASGNPAKSLGIADRVGSIAAGKQADLLLLSRDLEIRRQWIRGNEIVFIRQ encoded by the coding sequence ATGAGTGAACATTTAAATCAAGTTCGAGAAGCTTCTTCGCCGGAGGACTTTGTCCTTGTTAACGCCAAGATTGTAACCGAGCAGAATGTGATCGAGCAAGGTGTCATTCGTGTGAGCCAGGGAAGCATCGCTTCCGTCGAAGAGCAAAGCCATGTCGATCTTGCCCGGATTAGCTCGAATACTCGTCTTATTGATGCAGATGGCGGCTGGGTGCTGCCCGGATTCATTGACGTTCATGTTCACGGCGGCAACGGGGCCGACTTCATGGAAGCGAATCCAGAGACGCTGCGGACGATCACCCGCTTCCATGCAGCGGGGGGAACCACTTCGATGCTCGCCACCACCATGACGGCTCCCCGTCCAGACCTGGACCACGTCATCGCCGAGGTCAGCGACTTTATGAAGGGGCCCATGCCCTATACCCAACTGCTTGGCGTGCATCTGGAAGGCCCTTTTCTCTCGCCCAAGTGGCTGGGTGCGCAGAACCCCGCCAACATCGTGCCGCCGAATATCGGCTGGCTCGAGGATTGGCACGCCCGCTACCCCGGCATCGTGCGGCAGCTGACCTTGGCCCCCGAACGCGAGGGGGCCCTGGAGCTGATCGCGTGGCTGCGCGATCGAGGCATCGTGGCCGCATGCGGACACACGGACGCCACCTACGCCGAGATCGAGGCGGCGGTGGCGGCGGGGCTCACGCATGCGGTCCATAGCTACAACGCGATGAAACCGCTGCATCATCGCGAACCGGGCACCGTCGGTGCGGTGCTCACCGACGCGCGGATCGAAGCCGAAGTGATCGCCGATGGGCACCATGTGCATCCCGCGGCGATCCGGCTTCTCACCCAGGTGAAGCAGCAGAGGAACCTGCTGCTGATCACCGATGCCATGGCCGCCGCGGGGCTTGGCGACGGCGCGTACGAGCTTGGCGGGTTAGCCGTAACCGTCAAGGCGGGCGTGGCCCGCTTGACGGACGGCGGCAACCTCGCCGGGAGTACGCTGACGATGATCGACGCGCTGCGCTTCATGGTGCGCGAGGTCGGAGTCAGCGTGGCGGAAGCGAGCCGGTATGCCAGCGGCAACCCGGCGAAGTCGCTGGGCATCGCCGATCGGGTCGGCTCGATCGCCGCCGGCAAGCAGGCCGACTTGCTGCTGCTGAGCCGCGATCTGGAAATCCGGCGTCAATGGATACGCGGAAATGAAATTGTGTTTATTCGCCAATAA
- a CDS encoding IS701 family transposase has product MVSLYLPIVKFILALKLEFSKPQLNHLFTLVHGIILCAGRKNITQIRNAARQDCHLSSITNFLNHAPWCVNRMQRRRMQFVIEKIRAKRMKNGDARRLVFFIVDDSYCKKEPSTKKMEALSFQYSHEDGKSIWCHCVVTAHVVSEGSSYAWDFRPYYREEYCTNHGLTFKSKNDLAVEMIEAFPATQDEQVYVLMDSWYTSEKIINSCNRKGFHVIAAVKTNRLICVSGVTISMADFAVQYLRKSDLRSVTVESQGTYWIYEYEGPLSEMENVKALLSWKDEYAPSSKPQVCLLCTDLSLDLVTIQRYYHVRWNIETGYRYFKELLGFDQYQLLSFEGIQRFWAIQYLTQNFLESQRQDWMKSDKHLTLGDVVYRIRQEYFGQIIVYVYQQALVKKPLFDILKHLKISA; this is encoded by the coding sequence ATGGTATCCCTCTACCTGCCGATCGTCAAGTTCATTTTAGCGCTGAAGTTGGAGTTTTCTAAACCCCAATTGAATCACTTGTTTACGCTCGTTCATGGCATCATTCTTTGTGCCGGACGCAAGAACATTACGCAGATCCGAAACGCTGCCAGACAAGATTGTCATCTGAGCAGTATCACCAACTTTCTGAATCATGCGCCTTGGTGCGTCAATCGCATGCAGCGCAGGCGTATGCAATTCGTCATAGAGAAAATCCGGGCAAAGCGCATGAAGAATGGTGATGCAAGGCGTCTTGTATTTTTCATCGTGGATGACTCTTACTGCAAGAAAGAACCATCAACCAAGAAAATGGAAGCTCTCAGTTTTCAATATTCTCACGAGGATGGAAAATCGATCTGGTGCCACTGCGTTGTCACGGCCCACGTAGTAAGCGAGGGCAGTTCCTATGCCTGGGATTTCCGTCCTTACTACCGTGAAGAATATTGCACGAACCATGGCTTGACTTTCAAAAGCAAGAACGATCTTGCCGTCGAGATGATCGAGGCATTTCCGGCTACGCAGGATGAGCAGGTTTACGTGCTCATGGATAGCTGGTACACCAGCGAGAAGATCATAAATAGCTGTAACCGCAAGGGATTCCATGTCATCGCTGCCGTCAAGACCAACCGACTGATCTGCGTCAGCGGCGTAACGATCTCCATGGCTGATTTCGCTGTCCAGTACCTTCGCAAGTCTGACCTACGCTCCGTTACGGTGGAAAGTCAGGGGACGTACTGGATTTATGAATATGAAGGTCCGTTAAGCGAAATGGAAAACGTCAAGGCTTTGCTGTCTTGGAAAGATGAATATGCCCCTTCGAGCAAACCTCAAGTTTGTCTCCTGTGCACGGATTTAAGCTTGGATCTCGTTACAATCCAACGCTACTATCACGTGAGATGGAACATTGAAACGGGCTATCGCTATTTCAAGGAACTGCTAGGTTTTGACCAATATCAATTGCTGTCATTTGAAGGCATTCAGCGATTTTGGGCGATTCAGTATCTGACGCAGAACTTCTTGGAATCTCAGCGTCAGGACTGGATGAAGAGCGACAAACATCTTACGCTTGGAGATGTGGTGTACCGAATTCGGCAAGAGTATTTCGGGCAGATCATCGTTTACGTGTATCAGCAAGCCTTGGTGAAGAAGCCGTTATTCGACATCCTTAAGCATCTCAAAATATCCGCCTGA
- a CDS encoding DNA-3-methyladenine glycosylase 2, with the protein MDLVTTSSETPFITIPSPKEFQYAINLAYLARSPLECMFHLEDDKVIKAARIGNQDVLLEISSENSSELQVRFLGRDQLPPRDLCEQTVRYVRDWFDLDTDIKPFYQMAEGYPLLDSLVQRFYGLRIMGIPDLFESLCWGIMGQQINLPFAYMLKKRFVEAYGRFMEWEGRQLWIFPDPKDIAALTIEQLMPLQLTRNKSEYILEVAGRMADGRLSKEHLLQWGNFKLAEKELTSIRGIGPWTANYAMMRCLRDPSAFLIADVGLHNAVRHLLGLDRKPTLEELRLLFAEWGNWAGYITFYMWRTLY; encoded by the coding sequence ATGGATCTAGTAACAACCAGCAGTGAAACACCATTTATAACCATACCTTCGCCAAAAGAGTTTCAATATGCGATAAATCTGGCCTATTTGGCAAGATCGCCGCTGGAGTGCATGTTCCATTTGGAGGACGACAAAGTCATAAAAGCTGCAAGGATCGGCAATCAAGATGTCCTTTTGGAAATCAGCAGCGAAAATAGCTCGGAGCTCCAGGTTCGATTCCTTGGAAGAGATCAGCTTCCACCCAGGGACCTTTGTGAGCAGACGGTTCGGTATGTAAGGGATTGGTTTGATTTGGATACGGATATCAAGCCCTTTTATCAGATGGCTGAAGGGTATCCGCTCCTGGACAGTTTGGTCCAGCGGTTCTATGGATTGCGGATTATGGGAATCCCGGATTTGTTCGAATCCCTGTGCTGGGGGATTATGGGGCAGCAGATTAATCTTCCTTTTGCCTATATGCTCAAAAAAAGATTTGTAGAAGCCTACGGCCGTTTTATGGAATGGGAAGGGCGACAATTATGGATCTTCCCCGATCCCAAGGATATCGCAGCGCTCACCATTGAACAGCTGATGCCGCTGCAGCTTACACGCAATAAATCCGAATATATCCTGGAAGTTGCCGGAAGGATGGCTGATGGACGATTGTCCAAAGAACATTTACTGCAATGGGGTAATTTTAAGCTGGCGGAAAAAGAATTAACTTCCATACGGGGAATCGGACCATGGACAGCCAATTATGCAATGATGCGTTGTTTGAGGGATCCTTCTGCGTTTTTGATAGCTGATGTGGGGCTGCACAATGCGGTTCGTCATCTGCTTGGACTGGATAGAAAGCCAACGCTTGAAGAGCTCCGTTTGCTTTTTGCGGAATGGGGGAACTGGGCGGGGTACATTACCTTCTATATGTGGAGAACTTTATACTGA
- a CDS encoding manganese catalase family protein encodes MWIYEKKLQYPVKVSKCDPRMAKLLLEQYGGADGELAAALRYLNQRYSIPDRVIGLLTDIGTEEFAHLEMIATMVYKLTKDLNVDQLKAAGLDDHYVQHGKALFYENAAGVPWTAAYIQAKGDPIADLYEDIAAEEKARATYQWLIDMTDDVDLQDGLKFLREREVIHSLRFREAVEILKEDRERQKVF; translated from the coding sequence ATGTGGATTTATGAAAAGAAGCTGCAGTATCCTGTAAAAGTAAGCAAATGCGATCCGCGCATGGCGAAGCTGCTGTTGGAGCAGTATGGCGGTGCGGATGGGGAACTGGCCGCGGCACTGCGCTATTTGAATCAGCGATATTCGATTCCGGATAGGGTGATCGGACTATTGACGGATATCGGCACAGAGGAATTTGCTCATTTGGAAATGATTGCCACAATGGTCTATAAACTGACCAAGGACTTAAATGTAGATCAATTAAAGGCTGCGGGGTTGGACGATCATTATGTACAGCATGGGAAGGCATTGTTTTATGAAAATGCCGCCGGCGTCCCTTGGACAGCTGCGTACATACAGGCTAAAGGAGACCCCATTGCGGATCTCTATGAGGATATTGCAGCCGAAGAAAAGGCGCGTGCCACCTACCAGTGGCTGATAGATATGACGGATGATGTCGATCTTCAGGACGGCCTCAAGTTTCTCCGCGAACGAGAAGTGATACATTCACTCCGCTTCCGCGAAGCCGTAGAAATTTTGAAGGAGGATCGGGAGCGGCAAAAGGTATTTTAA
- a CDS encoding spore coat protein CotJB — protein MSNPMPEAYYRSLYDLQAVDFVLVELNLYLDTHPDDLASLQQYNQFAQKRMQLCYQFELEFGPMKHFGQSFTKQPWQWVETPWPWQV, from the coding sequence ATGAGCAACCCCATGCCCGAAGCTTATTATAGAAGCCTGTATGATTTGCAGGCGGTGGATTTTGTGTTGGTGGAGCTTAATTTATATTTGGATACACACCCGGATGATCTGGCCTCTCTTCAGCAATACAACCAATTCGCGCAAAAAAGGATGCAGCTGTGCTATCAATTCGAGCTTGAATTTGGACCGATGAAGCATTTTGGCCAAAGCTTTACGAAACAGCCCTGGCAGTGGGTGGAAACTCCGTGGCCTTGGCAGGTTTAA
- a CDS encoding spore coat associated protein CotJA: MSNETKFYHPYISPYDPCPPQRVKDYNTPIELYVPFQPPGLPQFSPYEALKLGTLWPPLYSPYESKIFEGRTSE, encoded by the coding sequence ATGAGCAATGAAACGAAATTCTACCACCCGTATATCAGTCCCTACGACCCCTGTCCCCCGCAGCGGGTAAAAGACTACAATACACCCATTGAGCTATACGTCCCCTTTCAACCGCCGGGGCTCCCGCAGTTCAGTCCCTACGAAGCTTTAAAGCTTGGCACATTATGGCCACCCTTATACAGCCCATATGAATCCAAGATATTCGAAGGGAGAACAAGTGAATGA
- a CDS encoding hemolysin family protein — MQTTFDFGAILLNLILVLSLVLLNGFFVAAEFALVKVRQSRIQQLVNEGSGMAKYALTVTQKLDTYLSATQLGITLASLGLGWVGEPAISKLVVEPLLHLFGLASSALSHSLSFIIAFAVITFLHIVLGELAPKSFAIQKPEFASLWLSAPLLFFYKIFRPVIWFLNKSAGTFLKWVGVEPASELEAAHTEEELRMLMDESVRGGHINKDEMELFDNIFEFSDRIAREVMQPRTDMDCLFLDLSYEENMQLVYETKHTRYPVGVEDKDHIVGFVHITDLLTADPDKNQDLQSFIRPILNVPESMEISHVLKLMQKKHSQLAVVIDEYGGTAGLLTLDEILEEIVGELHDEFDLDERSDIEVRDQYISVDGRVLLEDINDMLDVDLEDEDVDSFGGWIFKQLEGMPLKGKKVDYGKYIFEISEVDRLRIMRVHIIKKSKVVPLEKE, encoded by the coding sequence ATGCAAACGACTTTTGATTTTGGTGCTATTCTTTTAAATTTAATTCTAGTCCTGTCTCTTGTGCTGCTGAATGGTTTCTTTGTAGCAGCTGAATTTGCGCTGGTTAAAGTACGACAGTCACGGATACAACAGCTTGTCAATGAAGGAAGCGGCATGGCCAAATATGCCTTGACCGTTACACAGAAGCTGGATACCTATTTATCCGCTACACAGCTTGGAATCACACTTGCCTCTCTAGGACTTGGTTGGGTGGGAGAACCGGCAATTTCAAAGCTTGTAGTCGAGCCGCTTCTGCATCTTTTCGGTTTGGCATCATCGGCTTTATCCCATTCCCTGTCCTTCATCATTGCTTTTGCCGTGATCACGTTTCTGCATATAGTGCTTGGTGAATTGGCTCCCAAATCCTTCGCGATTCAAAAGCCTGAATTTGCATCTTTGTGGCTGTCTGCTCCGCTGCTTTTCTTTTATAAAATTTTCCGTCCGGTCATCTGGTTTCTAAACAAGTCGGCTGGCACCTTTCTCAAATGGGTTGGTGTTGAGCCTGCTAGTGAGCTAGAAGCCGCACATACGGAGGAAGAGCTGCGGATGCTGATGGATGAGAGTGTTAGAGGCGGCCATATCAATAAGGATGAGATGGAGCTTTTTGATAATATCTTCGAATTCTCGGACCGGATTGCCCGCGAAGTAATGCAGCCGCGAACGGATATGGATTGTCTCTTCCTGGATCTTTCATACGAAGAGAATATGCAGTTGGTGTATGAAACGAAGCATACCCGTTATCCGGTCGGTGTCGAAGATAAGGATCACATTGTCGGATTTGTTCATATCACTGATCTGTTGACCGCGGACCCGGACAAAAATCAGGATCTTCAATCTTTTATCAGGCCTATTTTGAATGTACCGGAATCCATGGAAATCAGCCACGTGCTGAAGCTTATGCAGAAAAAGCATTCCCAGCTTGCGGTCGTTATTGATGAATATGGCGGAACGGCCGGGCTTTTGACATTGGATGAAATTCTCGAAGAAATCGTGGGTGAGCTGCATGATGAATTCGATCTGGATGAACGTTCCGATATCGAGGTCAGGGATCAATATATCTCTGTAGATGGCCGGGTGCTGCTTGAAGATATCAATGACATGCTGGATGTGGATCTCGAGGATGAAGATGTCGATTCCTTCGGAGGCTGGATCTTTAAACAGCTGGAAGGCATGCCGCTCAAAGGCAAAAAGGTCGACTACGGTAAGTATATCTTCGAAATCAGCGAGGTTGACAGATTAAGGATCATGCGGGTCCATATCATTAAAAAGAGCAAGGTCGTGCCCCTGGAGAAGGAATAG
- a CDS encoding MMPL family transporter produces MRETSSKGFFWHWGHTIYRYRRLVVIFWAVLFIGFGMVAQKTPGMLKDNGFTPKGSDSDRGLIELQQELDLPASLLNLVYTRDGADLTKAEEKQAIMDSLLDLKKLLYVQQISFSATPRNTGRNDVQTVTVALNLHTDPALEKYPEIKGTVKPPAGMKVYVSGGPAILYDMQQASKNDIAKSEVIGLPIALLVLLVVFGTLVGAVLPMIVGLMSVTTTLGITYFIAQSYSLSNFLPNMVTMLGLAVGIDYALFLVSRFREELKRQQNVAEAVAMTSQTAGKSIFFSGVAVLIGLLGMFFVDLTFFRSLCLGGLLVVSVSVLAANTLLLALLGILGARINSLNVLPQSLRHRGSSRFWEKVAYGVMKRPLLLTLIVGCGLIYMMTPLGHMKLGVPNAEVLPPSYESRHGSDLMKLAYDSREMNPIQIRIHTEKEVWDEASIRQVREFARKTANTSGVNKVQSYVNALGAGSDAELAAILKAPEARKQLEDQKLAKNHTALLAVVPVRDPDDPGTDVLVRDLRKLNPGGLDVLVTGGPAYRLDIIDRIQGHIPEVLAFVMGITYLVLLAAFRSILLPLKAVLMNILSLGASLGIVVLVFQYGYMADALHITSIGYVSATLPVIIFCVVFGISMDYEVFLISRIMEEYESTGDNELSTAEGLKKTGSLITSAAFILVVVVGSFIFTDIEIMKALGLGLGLSVLIDATIIRVMLVPALMKLLGKANWWAPKWLRIRKENRGPSGR; encoded by the coding sequence TTGAGAGAAACTTCAAGCAAAGGCTTTTTTTGGCACTGGGGGCATACGATATATCGGTACCGCCGCCTTGTTGTCATCTTTTGGGCAGTGCTGTTTATCGGATTTGGCATGGTCGCACAAAAGACTCCCGGTATGCTGAAAGATAACGGCTTTACCCCCAAAGGCAGCGACTCGGACCGAGGGCTTATCGAGCTGCAGCAGGAGCTGGACCTCCCGGCTTCCCTCTTGAATCTGGTTTATACCCGGGATGGCGCTGATCTTACAAAGGCCGAAGAAAAACAGGCAATTATGGATTCCCTCCTTGACCTGAAAAAGCTGCTCTATGTGCAGCAGATTTCGTTCTCTGCGACGCCTCGTAATACTGGCCGCAACGATGTGCAAACGGTAACTGTAGCCCTGAACCTACATACAGATCCGGCCTTGGAAAAGTATCCTGAAATCAAGGGAACCGTGAAGCCGCCAGCGGGTATGAAAGTATACGTGAGCGGCGGACCCGCCATTCTTTATGATATGCAGCAAGCCAGCAAAAACGATATCGCCAAATCGGAAGTGATTGGCTTACCTATTGCTTTACTCGTGCTGCTTGTAGTTTTCGGCACCCTGGTCGGAGCGGTTTTGCCCATGATCGTAGGCTTAATGAGTGTTACGACTACACTTGGGATTACCTATTTCATAGCCCAATCCTACTCGCTCTCGAATTTTCTTCCAAATATGGTCACGATGCTGGGCTTAGCCGTCGGGATTGATTATGCGTTATTTTTGGTAAGCCGCTTCCGGGAAGAGCTAAAAAGACAGCAGAACGTTGCCGAAGCAGTAGCCATGACGAGCCAAACCGCAGGGAAATCCATTTTCTTCTCCGGTGTGGCTGTGCTTATTGGGCTGCTCGGCATGTTTTTTGTCGATTTAACCTTTTTCCGCTCCTTATGCTTGGGCGGGCTCCTTGTCGTCTCCGTTTCGGTTTTGGCAGCCAATACGCTGCTTCTGGCTCTCCTGGGGATACTCGGTGCACGCATCAACTCCTTGAATGTGCTGCCCCAATCCTTGCGGCATCGAGGCTCGTCCCGTTTTTGGGAGAAGGTGGCTTATGGTGTAATGAAACGCCCCCTTTTGCTTACGCTCATTGTTGGCTGCGGTTTGATCTATATGATGACTCCTTTGGGGCATATGAAGCTGGGTGTTCCGAATGCCGAAGTTCTGCCACCCAGCTATGAGTCCAGACATGGCTCGGACCTTATGAAGCTGGCGTATGATTCGCGGGAAATGAACCCGATTCAAATTCGCATACATACCGAGAAGGAAGTTTGGGATGAAGCCTCTATTCGACAGGTTCGCGAATTTGCGAGAAAGACGGCGAATACTTCTGGTGTAAATAAAGTACAGAGCTATGTAAACGCATTAGGAGCAGGTTCGGACGCCGAACTGGCGGCAATTTTAAAAGCTCCGGAAGCCCGCAAGCAGCTGGAGGATCAAAAGCTGGCCAAAAATCATACAGCTCTACTCGCGGTTGTACCTGTGCGGGATCCCGATGATCCGGGAACGGATGTGCTTGTCCGAGACCTGCGCAAGCTCAATCCAGGAGGTCTGGATGTTCTGGTCACAGGCGGTCCGGCTTACCGGCTGGATATTATTGATCGCATACAAGGTCATATCCCCGAGGTGCTGGCTTTTGTTATGGGGATTACTTACCTTGTCTTGCTCGCTGCTTTCAGATCGATCCTATTGCCTCTCAAGGCCGTACTGATGAATATCCTCAGCTTGGGAGCAAGCCTTGGTATCGTTGTGCTGGTTTTCCAATACGGTTATATGGCGGATGCTTTGCACATAACCTCGATTGGCTATGTCAGCGCGACCTTGCCGGTCATTATCTTTTGCGTCGTGTTTGGCATTTCAATGGATTACGAGGTCTTCTTGATCTCAAGGATTATGGAAGAATATGAATCTACCGGCGATAACGAGCTAAGCACAGCAGAAGGATTGAAAAAGACGGGCAGCTTGATCACCAGCGCGGCCTTTATTCTTGTGGTGGTCGTTGGCTCCTTCATTTTTACAGATATCGAGATTATGAAGGCTCTAGGCTTGGGGCTTGGTCTGTCTGTCCTCATTGATGCCACAATCATTCGGGTCATGTTGGTCCCTGCGCTGATGAAATTGCTTGGAAAGGCGAATTGGTGGGCGCCTAAATGGCTGCGTATCCGCAAGGAGAACCGGGGTCCCTCCGGCCGTTGA
- a CDS encoding HD-GYP domain-containing protein translates to MRLMPINMCRPGMRLGKTIYNEEGTVLLAVNVELTQRLLDRLYYYGIDYLNIMDSRSDDIIIEDVIHETTRVRGVREIRNTFRVLMEDSSKKSAVHYYDIGRKFRELMTTIIEDLSSHPNAMVMLTNINVMDSYLYQHSLNVCIYTTMLGMSFGYNREDLMTLGLGALLHDVGKTRINQDLLNKPGKLTKDELEEIKTHTTIGFRILKDEPNVPLISAHCAFQHHERLDGSGYPRGIAGNQIHEYARWIGVVDSYDAMTTSRQYRDPLLPHEAMEQLFTGSGTLYDQDKIAMFRDKIAIYPLGMPVTLNTGETGIISDLNRSVPHRPIVRIFQDEAGQELKTPYEVDLSFKHTILITAVGGRSIQSGQSNSGIQHFH, encoded by the coding sequence ATGCGTCTAATGCCAATAAACATGTGCCGCCCTGGCATGAGATTAGGCAAAACCATCTACAATGAAGAAGGAACCGTCTTGCTGGCCGTTAATGTGGAGCTAACCCAGCGGCTTTTGGATCGGTTGTATTATTATGGCATTGATTATTTGAATATTATGGATTCACGGTCCGACGATATCATTATTGAGGATGTTATTCATGAAACGACCCGAGTTAGGGGTGTACGTGAAATTCGCAACACCTTTCGCGTGCTGATGGAGGATTCGAGTAAAAAAAGCGCCGTGCATTATTATGATATTGGACGCAAGTTCCGGGAATTGATGACGACCATAATCGAGGATTTAAGCTCCCATCCTAATGCGATGGTGATGCTGACGAATATCAATGTGATGGATTCGTATTTATACCAACATTCCTTGAACGTGTGTATTTATACGACGATGCTGGGGATGAGCTTTGGCTACAACCGCGAGGATTTGATGACTCTGGGACTCGGCGCTCTTTTGCACGATGTTGGAAAGACGAGAATTAATCAGGACCTTTTAAACAAACCCGGGAAGTTAACCAAAGATGAGCTTGAAGAGATAAAGACGCATACGACAATTGGTTTTCGGATTTTAAAAGATGAACCGAATGTTCCCCTGATCTCGGCGCATTGTGCCTTTCAACACCATGAACGCTTGGACGGCAGCGGATATCCGCGGGGTATAGCCGGAAACCAAATTCACGAGTATGCCAGATGGATTGGAGTGGTGGATTCTTATGACGCCATGACGACAAGTCGGCAATACCGCGATCCGCTCCTGCCGCATGAAGCAATGGAACAGCTGTTTACCGGTTCGGGAACGTTGTACGATCAAGATAAGATCGCTATGTTTCGTGATAAAATAGCCATTTATCCGCTGGGGATGCCTGTTACATTGAATACAGGGGAAACCGGTATTATTTCCGACTTGAACAGATCGGTACCGCATCGTCCGATTGTGCGTATTTTCCAAGATGAAGCGGGACAAGAACTGAAGACCCCTTATGAAGTGGATTTGTCTTTTAAGCATACAATCCTGATTACAGCTGTGGGAGGTCGCAGCATTCAATCCGGCCAATCGAATAGTGGCATACAGCACTTTCATTAG